The proteins below are encoded in one region of Nitrospira sp.:
- a CDS encoding peptidase C39, which produces MSTAAPSSGPGATQAHESASRPSAPTGTDTGLVSLLILARFLGVPADGGQLRHQFGQTGRCFTEADLLRAAKHLGLKAGLMQVDWSKLSGIALPTLAQRKDGGYVVLAKVEADKILVQDPVAGRPLVLTREQFEAIWSGVLVLCTKRANLRLQDLTFDFTWFIPSLVKYRWLLGEVVIASFFLQLFALLTPLFTQVVIDKVLVHKGFTTLHVLAIGMVVLAVFDALLGGLRTYLFSHTTNRIDVGLGAQLFRHVLALPLAYFEARRIGDTVARVRELEHIRQFLTSNAVTVVLDLLFTIVFLAVMWMYSPLLTGVVIVSLPLYAVLSMFITPIIRTRLNEKFTRGAENQAFLVEAINGIQTVKALAVEPPLQRRWDEQLADYVRTSFRATRLMTIASQIALLIQKLTTIALLWVGAYQVIGGGLSIGQLVAFTMLSGQITGPLLRIVNLWQEFQQVGISMARLGDVLNTAPEGSYNPNRTTLPRLAGQVQFEEVTFRYRTDGSEVLRKVSFLVQPGQVVGIVGRSGSGKSTIAKLIQRLYVPERGRVLIDGVDLAQVDPAWLRRHVGVVLQENFLFNRSIRDNIALTDPGLSMDAVIQSAKLAGAHDFILELPEGYDTRVGEHGCAFSGGQRQRIAIARALVANPRILIFDEATSALDYESEAIIQQNMAQICQARTVFIIAHRLSMVRPVHRILVIEKGQIVEQGTHDDLLRSNGIYARLSRLQAGLQPAA; this is translated from the coding sequence ATGTCGACAGCAGCTCCCTCTTCCGGCCCCGGAGCCACCCAGGCACACGAGTCTGCCTCGCGGCCCTCCGCTCCTACTGGTACCGACACCGGGCTCGTTAGTCTACTCATCCTCGCGCGTTTCTTGGGGGTTCCCGCCGACGGCGGTCAACTTCGGCATCAGTTTGGCCAGACCGGGCGTTGCTTTACCGAGGCCGACCTGCTCCGTGCGGCCAAGCATCTTGGGCTGAAAGCCGGTCTCATGCAAGTTGACTGGTCGAAACTGAGCGGCATCGCCTTGCCCACGCTGGCCCAACGGAAGGACGGTGGTTATGTCGTGCTTGCCAAAGTGGAAGCCGACAAGATCTTGGTGCAAGATCCCGTGGCCGGCCGGCCACTCGTTTTGACCCGCGAGCAGTTTGAAGCCATCTGGTCGGGTGTGCTGGTCCTGTGCACCAAGCGGGCGAATCTCCGACTCCAAGACCTTACGTTCGACTTCACCTGGTTCATCCCATCACTCGTCAAGTACCGATGGCTCTTGGGCGAGGTGGTCATCGCCTCGTTCTTCTTGCAACTCTTTGCGCTCCTCACGCCGTTGTTCACCCAGGTGGTGATCGACAAGGTCCTGGTCCACAAGGGCTTCACCACGCTCCACGTGTTGGCCATCGGGATGGTCGTGCTGGCGGTCTTTGATGCGCTGTTGGGCGGGCTGCGGACATATCTGTTTTCGCATACCACGAACCGCATCGACGTGGGTTTGGGCGCACAACTGTTTCGCCATGTGTTGGCGCTCCCGCTCGCCTATTTCGAGGCGCGGAGGATCGGCGACACGGTGGCGCGGGTGCGGGAGTTGGAGCATATTCGACAGTTCCTGACGAGTAACGCCGTGACCGTGGTGCTCGATCTTCTGTTCACTATCGTGTTCTTGGCTGTCATGTGGATGTATAGCCCCCTCCTGACCGGCGTCGTGATTGTGTCCTTGCCGCTGTATGCGGTGCTCTCGATGTTCATCACGCCGATCATTCGAACCAGGCTCAATGAGAAGTTCACTCGCGGCGCCGAGAATCAGGCCTTCTTGGTCGAGGCCATCAATGGCATCCAAACCGTAAAGGCGCTGGCCGTGGAGCCACCCTTGCAACGTCGGTGGGATGAGCAACTCGCCGACTATGTGCGGACGAGCTTTCGGGCGACCCGCTTAATGACCATTGCGAGCCAAATCGCGTTGCTGATCCAGAAACTGACGACAATCGCCCTCCTGTGGGTGGGTGCCTATCAGGTGATCGGCGGTGGGCTGAGCATCGGGCAGTTGGTCGCCTTCACCATGTTGTCCGGCCAAATCACCGGCCCCTTGCTCAGGATCGTGAACCTCTGGCAGGAATTTCAGCAGGTCGGCATTTCGATGGCCCGGCTCGGCGATGTGCTCAATACTGCCCCGGAGGGCTCATATAATCCAAATCGGACGACGTTGCCGCGTCTTGCCGGACAGGTCCAGTTCGAGGAGGTGACGTTTCGCTATCGGACGGATGGGTCGGAAGTGCTGCGCAAGGTTTCATTCTTGGTGCAACCAGGGCAGGTCGTCGGAATCGTGGGCCGCTCCGGTTCGGGCAAGTCCACCATCGCCAAGCTGATTCAGCGTCTGTACGTGCCGGAGCGCGGTCGAGTCTTAATCGACGGAGTGGATCTCGCGCAGGTCGACCCTGCTTGGCTGCGGCGGCACGTGGGGGTCGTCCTTCAGGAAAACTTTCTTTTCAATCGATCGATTCGAGACAACATCGCACTGACCGATCCGGGGCTGTCCATGGATGCTGTCATTCAGTCAGCCAAGCTGGCCGGGGCCCACGACTTCATCCTGGAGCTGCCGGAAGGGTACGACACCCGCGTCGGTGAGCACGGCTGCGCGTTCTCGGGCGGGCAGCGGCAGCGGATTGCCATTGCCCGCGCATTGGTGGCTAATCCGAGAATCCTCATTTTTGACGAGGCGACAAGTGCGCTCGACTACGAGTCCGAAGCGATCATCCAGCAGAACATGGCGCAGATCTGCCAAGCCCGGACGGTGTTCATCATTGCCCATCGGCTGAGCATGGTGCGGCCCGTGCATCGCATCCTGGTGATCGAAAAGGGGCAGATTGTCGAGCAGGGAACACACGATGACCTGCTGCGCAGCAATGGGATCTACGCGAGGCTCTCTCGATTACAGGCCGGGCTCCAGCCTGCGGCCTAG
- the hlyD gene encoding HlyD family type I secretion periplasmic adaptor subunit, with amino-acid sequence MAVFISVVLWASFGWVDIVAVAPGKIIPSGYSKVIQPYETGVVATIHVQDGQIVRKGELLIELDPTQNRADQERAANELQAAQVEAARLRALIAGENAFEAPAGAEPRYVALQQQLLRDQLTEYRARLDAADYLIDQRKAVLGQTKENIRRLEATVPIEVERAAAYKKLLDDQYVSKMDYLQFEQQRIDKAQELAQQRNKLVQDEAALSEAQKNFHAFVSEFQQSKQAELSAAETKAVSVSQDVVKAGQKADLQRLTSPIDGVVQQLAVHTVGGVVTPAQPLLIVVPQDHPVEVEAQVENKDVGFVQEGQSVEIKVETFPFTLYGTISGRVLSVSDDAVPLDKQSGGLVYATRVSLDRSTLQVEGRHVHLSPGMAVAVEIKTGQRRIVEYLLSPLLKSVKESLHER; translated from the coding sequence ATGGCGGTGTTTATCTCCGTCGTTCTGTGGGCGTCGTTCGGCTGGGTGGATATCGTGGCCGTGGCGCCGGGGAAAATTATCCCCAGCGGCTACTCGAAGGTGATCCAGCCCTACGAGACAGGCGTGGTGGCGACGATCCATGTGCAGGACGGGCAGATCGTTCGGAAAGGTGAGTTGCTAATCGAACTGGACCCGACACAAAACCGAGCCGACCAGGAGCGGGCTGCGAACGAATTGCAGGCCGCGCAGGTCGAGGCGGCTCGATTGCGCGCGCTGATTGCCGGGGAAAACGCTTTCGAGGCGCCGGCTGGCGCAGAGCCCAGATATGTCGCGCTGCAGCAGCAGCTGCTCCGCGACCAGTTGACGGAGTACCGGGCACGTCTGGATGCGGCTGACTACTTGATCGACCAGCGCAAGGCGGTGTTGGGCCAGACAAAAGAGAACATCCGTCGCTTGGAGGCGACCGTGCCGATCGAAGTAGAACGGGCGGCCGCCTATAAGAAACTCCTGGACGATCAATACGTCTCCAAGATGGACTATCTCCAGTTCGAGCAGCAACGGATCGACAAGGCTCAGGAACTGGCCCAACAGCGGAATAAACTGGTGCAGGATGAGGCCGCCCTGTCGGAGGCACAGAAGAACTTCCATGCGTTCGTTTCCGAGTTTCAGCAAAGCAAACAAGCGGAACTGTCCGCAGCCGAGACCAAGGCGGTATCGGTTTCTCAAGACGTTGTGAAGGCCGGACAAAAGGCAGACCTTCAACGTCTCACGTCGCCCATCGACGGCGTGGTCCAACAATTGGCCGTTCATACGGTTGGCGGAGTCGTCACGCCGGCGCAGCCATTATTGATCGTTGTGCCACAGGATCATCCGGTGGAGGTCGAAGCACAGGTTGAAAACAAAGACGTGGGCTTTGTGCAAGAAGGCCAATCGGTCGAGATCAAAGTGGAAACCTTTCCTTTCACGTTGTATGGCACCATCTCGGGCAGGGTGCTGAGTGTCTCGGATGATGCGGTTCCCCTTGACAAGCAGAGTGGCGGTTTGGTCTATGCGACGCGGGTGAGCCTGGATCGCTCAACGCTACAAGTCGAGGGAAGGCACGTCCATTTATCGCCAGGAATGGCTGTGGCGGTGGAGATCAAGACCGGTCAACGGCGCATTGTCGAATACCTACTCAGCCCTCTTCTCAAGTCTGTGAAGGAGAGTCTGCATGAGCGGTAA